One segment of Anomalospiza imberbis isolate Cuckoo-Finch-1a 21T00152 chromosome 2, ASM3175350v1, whole genome shotgun sequence DNA contains the following:
- the LIPI gene encoding lipase member I isoform X1, translating to MLKLCFFLCLIYWVKSDEEEKCPEFTDLNLGNALSGTELHVQLLLYTRENRDCAERLIEYNVTASQYLNTTKKIVFVIHGFRPTGSPPAWLGDMKKLLLSSEDINLVIVDWNRGATTVNYITAVENCRKVAEILKNYVDQMLVGGASLDSLYMIGVSLGAHVAGFVGQKYNGKLGRITGLDPAGPSFTGEPPERRLDPTDAQFVDVIHSDIDVLGFKKPLGTIDFYPNGGMDQPGCPKTFFSGFQYFKCDHQRSVFLFLSSLKSKCDIITYPCDSYLDYKRGKCVNCDAFQPMSCPIVGYHADRWKKLLIPYSSPTKAYFDTSDQDPFCMYNYLLDITTWNKSIRRGFIKVKIIDYAGNTVESQMNSEASTFQQYKRVRIPTGFHQDTEKIAKISLTFSTRTLIGPPKKLRILQMKLKSLNNPKRLQLCRYDFVLMENTEVTFKPIPCSERGT from the exons atgaggaagaaaaatgtcCCGAATTTACAGACCTTAACCTAGGCAATGCTTTGTCTGGAACAGAACTCCATGTTCAGCTACTCCTGTACACAAGGGAAAACCGAGATTGTGCTGAGAGGCTCATTGAATACAATGTTACTGCATCTCAGTACCTGAACACAACCAAGAAAATTGTCTTTGTTATTCATGGCTTCAGGCCAACAGGATCTCCTCCAGCATGGCTGGGTGACATGAAGAAGCTTTTACTGTCTTCAGAGGATATTAATCTCGTTATAGTTGATTGGAATCGTGGTGCTACCACTGTGAATTACATAACTGCTGtggaaaactgcagaaaagTTGCAGAAATACTGAAGAATTATGTTGACCAGATGCTG GTGGGTGGAGCTTCTCTTGACTCTCTGTATATGATTGGAGTTAGTCTTGGTGCTCATGTAGCCGGTTTTGTTGGCCAGAAGTATAATGGCAAACTTGGCAGAATTACAG GTCTGGATCCAGCAGGCCCTTCATTCACTGGAGAACCACCAGAGCGCAGACTGGATCCTACTGATGCACAGTTTGTGGATGTAATCCATTCCGATATTGATG TACTAGGTTTCAAGAAGCCTTTAGGAACCATTGATTTCTATCCAAATGGAGGAATGGATCAGCCTGGTTGtccaaaaacatttttcagtg gatttcagtattttaaatgtGACCATCAGAGATCTGTCTTCCTCTTCTTATCATCTTTGAAAAGCAAGTGCGACATAATAACATATCCTTGTGACTCTTATTTGGATTACAAGAGAGGAAAATGTGTTAATTGTGATGCTTTCCAGCCAATGTCCTGCCCAATAGTGG GTTATCATGCTGATAGATGGAAAAAGCTGTTGATACCATATAGTTCACCAACAAAAGCTTACTTTGATACCTCAGACCAAGACCCATTCTGCA TGTATAACTACTTACTGGACATTACTACCTGGAATAAAAGCATTAGGAGAGGTTTCATTAAAGTTAAAATAATAGACTATGCTGGAAACACAGTAGAGTCGCAGATGAATAG tgAAGCTTCAACATTTCAGCAATATAAAAGAGTCAGAATACCGACTGGATTTCACCAAGACActgaaaaaattgcaaaaatttCCTTGACCTTTTCTACAAGGACTTTAATAGGCCCCCCAAAAAAGCTTAGGATTCTTCAGATGAAGCTGAAATCTCTCAATAATCCAAAAAG GCTACAGCTGTGCAGATACGATTTTGTACTGATGGAGAACACTGAAGTGACCTTCAAACCTATCCCCTGCTCTGAGAGGGGTACATGA
- the LIPI gene encoding lipase member I isoform X2 → MKRKVKRWYFRPTGSPPAWLGDMKKLLLSSEDINLVIVDWNRGATTVNYITAVENCRKVAEILKNYVDQMLVGGASLDSLYMIGVSLGAHVAGFVGQKYNGKLGRITGLDPAGPSFTGEPPERRLDPTDAQFVDVIHSDIDVLGFKKPLGTIDFYPNGGMDQPGCPKTFFSGFQYFKCDHQRSVFLFLSSLKSKCDIITYPCDSYLDYKRGKCVNCDAFQPMSCPIVGYHADRWKKLLIPYSSPTKAYFDTSDQDPFCMYNYLLDITTWNKSIRRGFIKVKIIDYAGNTVESQMNSEASTFQQYKRVRIPTGFHQDTEKIAKISLTFSTRTLIGPPKKLRILQMKLKSLNNPKRLQLCRYDFVLMENTEVTFKPIPCSERGT, encoded by the exons ATGAAAAGAAAAGTGAAGAGGTGGTATTTCAG GCCAACAGGATCTCCTCCAGCATGGCTGGGTGACATGAAGAAGCTTTTACTGTCTTCAGAGGATATTAATCTCGTTATAGTTGATTGGAATCGTGGTGCTACCACTGTGAATTACATAACTGCTGtggaaaactgcagaaaagTTGCAGAAATACTGAAGAATTATGTTGACCAGATGCTG GTGGGTGGAGCTTCTCTTGACTCTCTGTATATGATTGGAGTTAGTCTTGGTGCTCATGTAGCCGGTTTTGTTGGCCAGAAGTATAATGGCAAACTTGGCAGAATTACAG GTCTGGATCCAGCAGGCCCTTCATTCACTGGAGAACCACCAGAGCGCAGACTGGATCCTACTGATGCACAGTTTGTGGATGTAATCCATTCCGATATTGATG TACTAGGTTTCAAGAAGCCTTTAGGAACCATTGATTTCTATCCAAATGGAGGAATGGATCAGCCTGGTTGtccaaaaacatttttcagtg gatttcagtattttaaatgtGACCATCAGAGATCTGTCTTCCTCTTCTTATCATCTTTGAAAAGCAAGTGCGACATAATAACATATCCTTGTGACTCTTATTTGGATTACAAGAGAGGAAAATGTGTTAATTGTGATGCTTTCCAGCCAATGTCCTGCCCAATAGTGG GTTATCATGCTGATAGATGGAAAAAGCTGTTGATACCATATAGTTCACCAACAAAAGCTTACTTTGATACCTCAGACCAAGACCCATTCTGCA TGTATAACTACTTACTGGACATTACTACCTGGAATAAAAGCATTAGGAGAGGTTTCATTAAAGTTAAAATAATAGACTATGCTGGAAACACAGTAGAGTCGCAGATGAATAG tgAAGCTTCAACATTTCAGCAATATAAAAGAGTCAGAATACCGACTGGATTTCACCAAGACActgaaaaaattgcaaaaatttCCTTGACCTTTTCTACAAGGACTTTAATAGGCCCCCCAAAAAAGCTTAGGATTCTTCAGATGAAGCTGAAATCTCTCAATAATCCAAAAAG GCTACAGCTGTGCAGATACGATTTTGTACTGATGGAGAACACTGAAGTGACCTTCAAACCTATCCCCTGCTCTGAGAGGGGTACATGA
- the LIPI gene encoding lipase member I isoform X3, with amino-acid sequence MKKLLLSSEDINLVIVDWNRGATTVNYITAVENCRKVAEILKNYVDQMLVGGASLDSLYMIGVSLGAHVAGFVGQKYNGKLGRITGLDPAGPSFTGEPPERRLDPTDAQFVDVIHSDIDVLGFKKPLGTIDFYPNGGMDQPGCPKTFFSGFQYFKCDHQRSVFLFLSSLKSKCDIITYPCDSYLDYKRGKCVNCDAFQPMSCPIVGYHADRWKKLLIPYSSPTKAYFDTSDQDPFCMYNYLLDITTWNKSIRRGFIKVKIIDYAGNTVESQMNSEASTFQQYKRVRIPTGFHQDTEKIAKISLTFSTRTLIGPPKKLRILQMKLKSLNNPKRLQLCRYDFVLMENTEVTFKPIPCSERGT; translated from the exons ATGAAGAAGCTTTTACTGTCTTCAGAGGATATTAATCTCGTTATAGTTGATTGGAATCGTGGTGCTACCACTGTGAATTACATAACTGCTGtggaaaactgcagaaaagTTGCAGAAATACTGAAGAATTATGTTGACCAGATGCTG GTGGGTGGAGCTTCTCTTGACTCTCTGTATATGATTGGAGTTAGTCTTGGTGCTCATGTAGCCGGTTTTGTTGGCCAGAAGTATAATGGCAAACTTGGCAGAATTACAG GTCTGGATCCAGCAGGCCCTTCATTCACTGGAGAACCACCAGAGCGCAGACTGGATCCTACTGATGCACAGTTTGTGGATGTAATCCATTCCGATATTGATG TACTAGGTTTCAAGAAGCCTTTAGGAACCATTGATTTCTATCCAAATGGAGGAATGGATCAGCCTGGTTGtccaaaaacatttttcagtg gatttcagtattttaaatgtGACCATCAGAGATCTGTCTTCCTCTTCTTATCATCTTTGAAAAGCAAGTGCGACATAATAACATATCCTTGTGACTCTTATTTGGATTACAAGAGAGGAAAATGTGTTAATTGTGATGCTTTCCAGCCAATGTCCTGCCCAATAGTGG GTTATCATGCTGATAGATGGAAAAAGCTGTTGATACCATATAGTTCACCAACAAAAGCTTACTTTGATACCTCAGACCAAGACCCATTCTGCA TGTATAACTACTTACTGGACATTACTACCTGGAATAAAAGCATTAGGAGAGGTTTCATTAAAGTTAAAATAATAGACTATGCTGGAAACACAGTAGAGTCGCAGATGAATAG tgAAGCTTCAACATTTCAGCAATATAAAAGAGTCAGAATACCGACTGGATTTCACCAAGACActgaaaaaattgcaaaaatttCCTTGACCTTTTCTACAAGGACTTTAATAGGCCCCCCAAAAAAGCTTAGGATTCTTCAGATGAAGCTGAAATCTCTCAATAATCCAAAAAG GCTACAGCTGTGCAGATACGATTTTGTACTGATGGAGAACACTGAAGTGACCTTCAAACCTATCCCCTGCTCTGAGAGGGGTACATGA